From the genome of Ctenopharyngodon idella isolate HZGC_01 chromosome 23, HZGC01, whole genome shotgun sequence, one region includes:
- the LOC127506105 gene encoding suppressor of tumorigenicity 14 protein homolog, translating into MRTFPKNRSCEVYSVSGLGACAPAGAPAQDFVTKPIQISSPSSSKSDIKSPVGKRADCGAWSKWALRASPLLPLSAAIALTLHFLASSPSPSVFYLGGSIEFSNLSFSPDLADPSSTQFRLQSQALSHYFSELYDSSPWSSYYQHSGIIAFSEGVEGLCVYYWSKFSAPPAIAEELRRVNPARLQRRLPGTNKVLFSKNEERYYMERDEDTLRLLGLNPDDGGDAEDDDDEDSDDKSEKTKNPNSLQSGKWQLGLQAMSFDLYAKYGNNRTLSLVSPKKPYYQWRLRVPSGHVVRLVILTLQGATPGSCSANKLSAYDFLLPLQNKIIARWCGLPISGTSPVMKLTSSGNVMLVTFSFSRQRQGAIFKAYFQAIPKTECGGFLTAWNGTVTSPYYPAYYPPNVDCNWKIRAPLPGYLLSVTIVMLDIQDSPASSTCEKDWLEIGGVKLCNPVGDSSRKRIYSSPVLLHFHSDESLTHKGFYLIYRAFSPESACPRQFRCGDGKCIPLRKVCDGEKDCSDGRDESKCNTCKPGEVYCNGQCRPHSQCNTACGDSSEETNCGGKCYHMCPNKICLPKASVCDGIVDCKDRSDELNCTRAFSKGCSPSSYKCASGKCLSKINPECDGIKDCKDGSDELRCGCGTRPRKRAKIVGGTDAQTGSWPWQVSLQMERYGHVCGASLVASRWLVSAAHCFQDSDAIKYSDARSWRAYMGMRVMNSVSNAAATRQIRRIVLHSQYDQFTSDYDIALLELSAPVFFNELVQPVCVPAASHAFTSGTSCFVTGWGVLTEEGELATLLQEATVNIISHNTCNKMYDDAVTPRMLCAGNVQGGVDACQGDSGGPLVCLERGRRWFLAGIVSWGEGCARQNRPGVYTRVIKFTDWIHQQTKGQV; encoded by the exons ATGAGGACTTTTCCCAAAAACAGGAGCTGCGAAGTTTACAGCGTCTCTGGTTTAGGAGCCTGCGCCCCCGCCGGTGCACCTGCACAG GACTTTGTGACAAAGCCCATCCAGATATCAAGCCCATCTAGCAGCAAGTCTGACATCAAGAGCCCGGTGGGCAAGAGAGCGGATTGCGGGGCATGGAGTAAGTGGGCGCTGAGAGCCTCCCCCCTCCTCCCTCTCTCGGCTGCCATTGCACTGACTCTCCATTTCCTTGCAT CCTCTCCATCGCCCTCAGTGTTCTACCTTGGAGGAAGCATCGAGTTCTCCAACCTCAGTTTCTCTCCAGACCTGGCAGACCCGTCGTCTACACAGTTCCGCCTCCAGTCTCAGGCGCTAAGCCATTAC TTCTCAGAGTTGTATGATTCTTCACCTTGGAGCTCGTATTACCAGCACTCAGGAATTATTGCATTTAG TGAAGGAGTGGAAGGTCTTTGTGTGTACTACTGGAGTAAATTCTCTGCTCCTCCCGCTATTGCTGAGGAACTCCGGAGAGTGAATCCGGCCCGACTGCAGCGTCGCCTACCTGGAACCAACAAGGTCCTTTTTAGCAAGAATGAGGAACGCTACTACATGGAGAGGGATGAGGACACACTGCGTCTGCTGG GTTTGAATCCAGATGACGGTGGTGATGCTGAGGACGATGACGATGAAGATTCTGATGACAAATCGGAAAAAACAAAGAACCCAAACTCTTTACAGAGTGGCAAGTGGCAGTTGGGGCTGCAGG CCATGTCTTTTGACCTGTACGCTAAGTACGGGAACAATCGCACGCTCAGTCTTGTCAGTCCGAAGAAGCCGTATTACCAGTGGAGGCTGCGGGTGCCGTCCGGTCACGTCGTGCGACTGGTCATTCTCACACTTCAAGGGGCAACACCAGGAAGCTGCTCTGCCAACAAACTTTCTGCATATGATTTTCTACTGCCGCTTCAGAACAAGATCATCGCTAG ATGGTGTGGTCTGCCAATATCAGGGACGTCCCCTGTAATGAAACTGACATCTTCTGGGAACGTCATGCTTgtcacattttcattcagtcgtCAGAGGCAAGGAGCCATCTTCAAAGCTTATTTCCAGGCTATACCCAAAACCG AGTGCGGTGGTTTCCTCACTGCATGGAACGGCACAGTGACGTCCCCTTACTACCCCGCCTACTACCCTCCAAATGTGGACTGTAACTGGAAAATCAGG GCTCCGTTGCCGGGATACCTTCTCTCCGTGACCATTGTGATGCTAGACATTCAAGATTCACCAGCCTCGAGCACCTGCGAAAAAGATTGGCTGGAAATAGGTGGCGTCAA ACTCTGTAACCCGGTTGGGGACAGCAGCAGAAAGAGGATCTATTCTTCACCCGTCCTGCTGCACTTTCACTCGGATGAGTCTTTGACACATAAAGGTTTTTACCTGATCTACAGAGCCTTCTCTCCTGAAAGTG CATGTCCGAGGCAGTTCCGCTGTGGAGATGGCAAGTgcattcctctgaggaaagTGTGTGATGGAGAAAAAGACTGTTCTGATGGACGAGATGAGTCTAAGTGCA ACACGTGTAAACCAGGAGAAGTTTATTGTAATGGTCAGTGCAGACCACACAGCCAGTGTAACACGGCATGTGGTGACAGCAGTGAAGAGACTAACTGTG GAGGTAAATGCTACCATATGTGCCCAAACAAAATCTGCCTCCCCAAAGCATCAGTGTGTGATGGGATTGTGGACTGCAAAGATCGCAGCGATGAACTCAACTGCACAAGAGCAT TTTCAAAAGGATGCTCTCCCTCCTCCTACAAATGTGCCAGTGGAAAGTGCTTGAGTAAGATCAATCCGGAGTGTGACGGCATCAAAGACTGCAAAGATGGTTCAGATGAGTTGCGCTGTG GTTGTGGCACAAGGCCCAGGAAGAGGGCAAAGATTGTGGGTGGAACGGATGCCCAGACAGGCTCATGGCCATGGCAGGTCAGCCTTCAAATGGAGCGTTATGGTCATGTTTGTGGGGCATCTTTGGTGGCCAGCCGCTGGCTCGTCTCTGCAGCTCACTGCTTTCAGGACTCAGATGCAATCAA GTATTCTGATGCGCGGTCATGGAGGGCCTACATGGGTATGCGAGTAATGAACTCGGTCAGCAACGCAGCAGCCACCAGGCAAATCCGCCGTATTGTCTTGCATTCGCAATACGACCAATTCACCTCCGACTATGACATCGCCCTACTAGAACTAAGCGCCCCTGTTTTTTTCAATGAGTTGGTACAGCCCGTCTGCGTTCCTGCCGCCTCTCACGCCTTCACCTCTGGAACCAGCTGCTTTGTCACTGGATGGGGGGTTCTGACCGAAGAAG GTGAACTGGCCACATTGCTGCAGGAGGCCACCGTTAACATCATCAGTCACAACACTTGCAATAAAATGTATGATGATGCAGTCACTCCCAGAATGCTTTGCGCCGGAAACGTTCAGGGAGGAGTGGATGCTTGTCAG GGAGACTCTGGGGGACCTTTAGTGTGTCTGGAACGTGGCCGCAGGTGGTTTCTAGCAGGCATTGTGAGTTGGGGTGAGGGCTGCGCTCGACAAAACCGGCCCGGAGTTTACACACGTGTCATAAAGTTCACAGACTGGATTCACCAGCAGACGAAAGGCCAGGTGTGA